AGTCAGAATTTCTGTCAGTCTCTGTATTTTGATCTTTATCTGAATATGGATAATAGTAATACTGGTGGGTAATTGGGGAGGAGGTGCTTTTATTGGTTTTTGGTCATTGTAGTTGTCTACCTCAGCCAGCTCAGTTCACTGAGTTTTAGCTCTGGTCTTGTGATGGGaatactgaatttgtttccctgtatACCATGTAACAGTTTGCAACTTTCTCTGCTTTTTGTTTAGGTACATTTGTATATACCCAGCCTACATAAATAACAAGAAGACAAtagcagaaggaagaagaataCCTCTTGACAAAGTAATTGTGGGCTGTGGGGGGAGGCAAAGCAGTCttgtctgaaaaataaaaatagcttgAAAAGAGATGTGGAAGGAGTCAACCTATTGACCAAAGCCTTTATGAACAAAAGACGTTAACCATCCATGTCATTTTCTGTGCGTCTCATCAGTGCAGAGTACTAATACCTGCTGCTATAATTTTAGATCCCACATTGGAgggaaaaacatttatttacaaaacttatATGCCATTTTTCAGTCTGCACTCAAGGTGTGTACATGACTGATAGTGTAATAAAGTAGTGTTTATTGAGCTGTAAAGACTGTATAATTTCATGAGGAAAAAAACCTCTATAAGAACAGCTCTGTTAAATAAGACAAGGGGTCCGACATTCTGTTTGGCAAGATGTCAAGGTCTTCCTCAGTTGTTATTCcccagcactgatattcagaagtttactACCTCTGTACATCAAGGTTCCATTTCATCATCATGTCTGATAGCCTCTGATTCTCCTATGAATGTTCCTAATCCTTTTAAAAGCTGTCTGAGTTAGCGGCAATCACCATATCGCTCATTAAGTGAATTCTAAAACTTATTCAGACATTGAGTAAATAAGGATTTTTTAATGTAACTGGGAGCAATCAAAAAGTTTAGTTGGTACTTCATAATGTTGCAGGAAGTTGTGTTCTCTGCTGTACGTCTCTTTTACCAGCAAATCCTTGTTCATATTGCTCATTTTAACAATTAATTTGTCTAGCTTCTGGCTGCTTCCCCTTTTAACCTCATAATTTAatttcattgtaaagatttgtgCTTTGCCAGTACCTAGCTCATAGtttagggggtaaagaatagccggggaaagcaatggcaaactaccccacaaaagtggcttgcctataaaatcactgcttgcagtggtgccCCAAAGTTGGATACAACTAAAGAGGAAATTTTACCTTTGGTAGTGCTTTGTCATTTTACTACCACTGAACCATATGTGAGATCTTTAATGTTTCAAACTGTAGAATGGCAGGCAGGGGCGGATTGGCCATTTCTTTTACTGAGGAAAGTCTGATGGGCCCCAAGACTGTGTGATGGGGATGGTGAAGAAGAGTAGCACAGTTTTGCCTCACTGGCCCTTGTGTAGTGTAACCAGCAAGATGGAGCATGAGCATGGCATGTTGTGGCTGGTTAGGAGAGGCGCCTGTCTGCCCTGTGTCAGCCTGGGGTCAGTTCAGTCGGCAAGGAGGAGGAAGGTAGTAGTGCCTTCTCTTCAGATGACTCTTTGACTCTCCATTGGtgaaggggtatgtgtgtgtcctTTTCTAGAACTCTTTTGGCCTTCCAGTCCACCCCTGATCATAGAAAGTGCAAATGATGCAGTAAGTCTTTGTGCAATACAAAAATGTAGTAACTCAAAATGTCTGATTCTTTTAGGCTGTTGAAAATCCCACATCTACAGAAATTCAAGATGTATGTACAGCAGTTGGACTTAATGTTCTTTTGGAGGTAATAAGGATTACTGTATTTCTTGTGTAATTCAACAACTATTTTACCTGGAAAGGCAGAAAGTTGTAAGTGTGCGCATTCTTAAGAGTACACGCATATACTGAAATACATGTTCAAAATGTATCTCCATAGCTGTAACACTGTTCAAAAGAGCCATAGATTGAAATAAAAATTATAACAGGCATTTAGAGTTTAAAAGTAGAAAGTTCCTGGTTTGTTTTGCCTTGGCCATGACTGATAAGAACTTACCCATGGGCAAACTCCTTTTTTGTAATATGGGTTACTAAAATAATCAGTGAAATTCTGTAGATGTTTATTGGAAGCTCTGTGTATCTGTGTTTTTGAACTTATTGCTTGCTTTTAAAATCCTAATTTTTCTCAAATGttagaaaaacaaaatgtatCCCAGAGAATGGAATCGTGATGCTCAGTATAGGGGTAGAGTGCAGATTCAGCTGAAGCAGGAAGATGGCAGCCCATGTTTTCCTCAGTTTCCAACACGTGAGTAAAGGACAGGGGGATAATGTTCACAACTGTGGTAGTGTCTCTTAGTTGTTAGGGTGTTCAATTCAGACCAGGAAGGTTCAAGTTCAAATTACCACCTAGTCATGCTGTTCACTAtatgaccttaggtcagtcattctctctcagcctacactacctcacagggttgttgtgaggattaaaataGATCTGTACATACTTCTCTGAGAAATGGTAGGATAGAAATGTAACTAAAGTAGAACTGCCTCTTTAAATAATGTACATTATTTCACAATCCTTTCTCCTTGGCCATCAATGGGCAAAATCATGATTTGAGAACAGAAGGCAGGTCTGGTTTGTATCTCTCAACTTCCCTGGCAGTACTGTGAAAGATAAACTCTATGAAAATTCAGAACAGCTAGGCACACATGgaaatgttcattaaaaaaacGCAGCGCAAGAAATGCTATTAGTACAAATCTTAGAATCCTTAAACATGTGTAAATATTTTTGCTACTGTATGTTACGTTAGTGTCAAGTACTAGTAAACAAAATCAACATGTAAGAAGTTCAAACTATGGCAGTgggggaaagtgctgtcaagttacagctgacttatggcgacctcatagggttttcaaggcaagagatgtttggaggtggtttgcctttgtctgcctccacgtgggttgagagagttctgagagaactgtgactggcgcaACAtcgcctagcaggcttcatgtggaggagtgcggaattgaactcagttctccagattagtcttctgttcttaaccactataccacactgactaaTTGAAATTGAAGGCGGGTGTTAATAATTCTACATGCAACTATTCTGCTTAAAGAACAGAAGAACACAAATTCTGAATGATCAGTctatagaaaaaaaactactgtCTTTCTGTACAATACTGCATACATTGATTAAATGTGTTTGATGTGTATGCCTATCTGTTAACCTCCTTAAAGGAGCTCACAGTGCAAATGTGCAAATAATTTGCAACAAAACAAGATTCTTATATTGTTTACTAGtcataataatataacataagAACTGAGGACACATTTTTATCCCTTTGTAAGGGAAGCAGCAGGATTGCAAGAAGAAAGCTTTGTCTTATCCATTCCCAGACAGCTAATTTTCTTGCATTAAACAGATCTAATCTGATGAGTGTGTTGATTATTAGACCTGGGAATTATGTATATACTTCCTTGAATTCTAGGCTGGAAGAATAGTGTGGTGTCAATGCAATATTTTTTGTTATAAATGTTCAGCACGCTTTGTGTTTCCTTTTAGGGAAGGCAGTGATGCTTTATGCAGCAGAAACAATCCCCAAACTGAAAACGAGGACACAAAAAATGGGCGGCAGTGACCAAAGCCTACAGCAAGGAGAAGGCGGAAAAAAAGgcaaagggaaaaagaagaaatgatCGGCTGCACAACAGAAACACTTTGATGGATGGGAGCAAAATGACTATGGAGGCTTCTGACCTGGAAGGGGAACAATCAAGCAAGAACTTCTGAAGCTCCTTCATAGACACCAACTGAACTGGAATGGATTTAACTTGCACATTGCATAAGCCACAGTGCCAGCTTGTTTAATCCACAAAGTACTGAAAATGAGCATCTTGTGTATtttattaaaaagcaaaataaatacatgattgaaactggttattgtgggttttctgggctgtgtggccgtggtttggtagctcttgttcctaacgttttgcctgcatctgtggctggcatcttcagaggtgt
The DNA window shown above is from Sphaerodactylus townsendi isolate TG3544 linkage group LG07, MPM_Stown_v2.3, whole genome shotgun sequence and carries:
- the SRP19 gene encoding signal recognition particle 19 kDa protein, producing the protein MAWAAPPLSTDKSRYICIYPAYINNKKTIAEGRRIPLDKAVENPTSTEIQDVCTAVGLNVLLEKNKMYPREWNRDAQYRGRVQIQLKQEDGSPCFPQFPTRKAVMLYAAETIPKLKTRTQKMGGSDQSLQQGEGGKKGKGKKKK